A genome region from Mercenaria mercenaria strain notata chromosome 11, MADL_Memer_1, whole genome shotgun sequence includes the following:
- the LOC123522846 gene encoding uncharacterized protein LOC123522846: MRRQGSNLTPSLDVDTVSSGLTAQNWETSAQLWKKEPTLLLISEYKEYQDCIDKGKIKKKVVWTEIAKHLSEEGYNFTPDQVCSRWKTLMRSYKAVKDSNKRSGSGHKTYVYESHLDDVFCDNPVIQPVEVMSSTHSNTSDEQSASCSSEEHPVDGPKKKRARLSSASQVVGIMKDYMEMQERRQREEDDRRERMHQERMDILKAFIDAQKK; this comes from the exons ATGAGGCGCCAGGGATCAAACCTAACTCCCAGCCTCGATGTGGACACTGTATCATCTGGTCTTACGGCACAAAATT GGGAAACAAGTGCTCAACTCTGGAAAAAAGAGCCAACATTGTTACTGATCTCTGAATACAAGGAGTACCAAGACTGCATTGATAAgggcaaaataaagaaaaaggttGTTTGGACTGAAATAGCAAAGCACCTTAGTGAAGAAGGTTATAACTTCACACCAGACCAAGTTTGTTCCAGATGGAAGACACTTATGAGATCCTACAAAGCTGTTAAAGACAGCAACAAAAGAAGTGGTTCTGGTCACAAGACCTATGTATATGAGTCTCATTTGGATGATGTCTTTTGTGACAATCCCGTTATACAGCCAGTCGAAGTAATGAGCAGCACTCATAGTAACACTTCAGATGAGCAGTCAGCCAGCTGCAGTTCAGAGGAGCATCCTGTTGACGGGCCAAAGAAAAAGCGTGCACGTTTGTCGTCTGCATCACAGGTAGTAGGCATCATGAAAGATTACATGGAAATGCAGGAAAGAAGACAGAGGGAAGAAGATGATAGGAGGGAAAGAATGCATCAAGAAAGAATGGATATTTTAAAAGCATTCATTGATGCACAGAAGAAATGA